Proteins encoded together in one Flavobacterium keumense window:
- a CDS encoding phospholipase D-like domain-containing protein has product MFESKKNNLPFKSVQLVHSGEDYFSRLERIINDAVTEIHIQTYIFDNDATGKRILLAIKEALKRQVKVYLLLDGFGSLSFPNEISKELRQAGGHIRFFSPLFSASSFYIGRRLHKKVVVADGKVALIGGINIANRYRGTPNTKPWLDFAIEINSPIAKDIQSHCKANYSKKKSALRKTISPIFDAEEKVMIQILQNDWLNRKSEISKAYIKSIRNAKEKVIIVGSYFLPGRKLTNALLEASKTKVKIQLILSGVSDLPMTHRASCYLYSKLLKHNIELYEWNQSVLHGKAMVVDGSWTTIGSFNLNNLSSYASIEMNVGIESPAFATLFEEELQQILLQCQKITPESFQTRNNFISKITTAFSYYITRGIEIIVTYLPYKRFNHS; this is encoded by the coding sequence ATGTTTGAATCCAAAAAAAATAATCTTCCTTTCAAGTCGGTCCAACTCGTACATAGTGGGGAAGATTATTTTTCTAGATTAGAACGAATCATTAATGATGCCGTCACCGAAATCCATATCCAGACGTATATTTTTGACAATGACGCAACAGGCAAACGCATTCTTTTGGCTATAAAAGAGGCACTAAAGCGTCAAGTTAAAGTATACCTTTTATTGGATGGCTTTGGCTCCCTTTCTTTTCCAAATGAAATTAGCAAGGAATTGCGACAAGCCGGAGGACATATCCGTTTTTTTTCTCCCTTATTTTCGGCTAGCTCTTTTTACATTGGAAGAAGGCTGCATAAAAAAGTAGTTGTTGCCGATGGCAAAGTAGCTCTAATTGGCGGAATTAATATTGCTAACCGATATCGCGGAACTCCAAACACAAAACCCTGGTTGGATTTTGCCATTGAAATCAATAGCCCGATTGCAAAAGATATTCAATCCCATTGCAAGGCGAATTATAGCAAAAAGAAAAGCGCTTTGCGCAAAACAATCTCTCCAATCTTTGACGCTGAAGAAAAAGTAATGATACAAATTCTTCAAAACGATTGGTTGAATCGGAAAAGTGAAATTTCAAAAGCCTATATCAAATCTATTCGTAATGCTAAAGAAAAAGTTATTATTGTAGGAAGTTATTTTCTACCTGGTCGGAAATTAACTAATGCTTTATTGGAAGCTTCAAAAACCAAAGTAAAAATACAATTAATTCTTTCTGGAGTTTCTGATTTGCCAATGACCCATAGGGCGAGTTGTTATTTGTACTCCAAATTATTGAAGCACAACATTGAATTGTACGAATGGAATCAATCAGTCTTACACGGAAAAGCGATGGTAGTTGATGGTTCTTGGACTACAATTGGTTCTTTCAATCTCAATAATTTAAGTTCTTATGCTAGCATCGAAATGAATGTGGGTATTGAATCTCCTGCTTTTGCTACCCTTTTTGAAGAAGAATTGCAACAGATTCTTTTACAATGCCAAAAAATAACCCCTGAATCATTTCAAACGAGAAACAACTTTATCTCTAAAATCACGACTGCCTTTTCTTATTACATAACAAGAGGTATTGAAATTATTGTAACCTATCTTCCTTACAAAAGGTTCAATCATTCTTAA
- a CDS encoding SDR family oxidoreductase gives METPFKNKVALITGGTSGIGKATAIAFAKKGAKVVVVDKNEDSEALSSIKKIAEKMLFIQCDVSNSTEVKLMIEKTIATFGRLDYAFNNAGIEGRVAITTDCSEENWDNTLNTNLKGIWLCMKYEIPEMLKHHKGVIINCASVAGLVGFYGSPAYVASKHGVIGLTKTAALEYAKEGIRINAVCPGVIDTPMIDRITKKDKEIEKQFAKMEPVGRFGSADEIANAVIWMCSDEASFVTGHPMVIDGGFVAQ, from the coding sequence ATGGAAACACCATTCAAAAACAAAGTAGCACTTATCACAGGCGGAACTTCTGGAATTGGTAAAGCAACGGCAATTGCTTTTGCAAAAAAAGGGGCAAAAGTGGTTGTTGTAGACAAAAATGAAGATTCGGAAGCTCTTTCTTCCATTAAAAAAATAGCAGAAAAAATGCTATTTATTCAATGCGATGTATCCAATTCGACAGAAGTCAAATTAATGATTGAAAAAACAATTGCCACATTTGGACGACTGGATTATGCCTTCAATAATGCGGGTATCGAAGGTCGAGTAGCTATTACCACTGATTGTTCTGAAGAAAACTGGGATAATACATTAAATACCAACTTAAAAGGAATTTGGCTTTGCATGAAATACGAAATTCCCGAAATGCTGAAACACCATAAAGGAGTAATTATTAATTGTGCTTCTGTCGCTGGATTAGTGGGGTTTTATGGCTCTCCTGCTTATGTAGCTTCTAAACACGGTGTAATTGGCTTAACCAAAACGGCTGCTTTAGAATATGCCAAAGAAGGCATTAGAATAAATGCCGTCTGTCCTGGAGTTATTGATACCCCAATGATTGATAGAATTACAAAAAAAGACAAGGAAATAGAAAAACAATTTGCAAAAATGGAACCTGTAGGGAGATTCGGTTCAGCAGACGAAATTGCCAATGCAGTAATTTGGATGTGTTCAGACGAAGCTTCATTTGTAACAGGACATCCAATGGTTATTGATGGTGGTTTTGTGGCTCAATAA
- a CDS encoding ABC transporter ATP-binding protein, producing the protein MTNNNAIIKIENLRKSYGSNCVLNGFTMILNEGENLVIMGKSGSGKSVMIKCLIGLEEADSGTITIMGQEINQLNQEKLDELRTEVGFLFQGSALYDSMTVRENLEFPLRRHTKKFGHIKDTSPLVMEALNNVGLVHAVDLMPEELSGGMKRRVALARTLILQPKIILYDEPTTGLDPITAKEILLLMKSIQKKYNTSAIIITHDVDCARVISNRMILLVDGINYAEGTFEELSDSTDTKIQAFFK; encoded by the coding sequence ATGACCAATAACAACGCTATCATCAAAATTGAAAACTTACGAAAAAGTTATGGCTCTAATTGCGTATTGAATGGTTTTACTATGATTTTAAACGAAGGCGAAAATTTAGTAATAATGGGAAAATCGGGTTCAGGAAAATCCGTAATGATAAAATGCCTAATAGGACTAGAAGAAGCCGATAGTGGCACAATAACTATAATGGGGCAAGAGATTAATCAACTCAATCAAGAAAAGTTAGATGAGCTAAGAACAGAAGTTGGTTTTCTTTTTCAAGGAAGTGCTTTGTATGATTCAATGACCGTTAGAGAAAATTTAGAATTTCCCTTAAGGCGCCATACTAAAAAATTTGGCCACATCAAAGACACCAGTCCTTTAGTAATGGAGGCATTAAACAATGTGGGGCTAGTACATGCTGTAGATTTAATGCCTGAGGAATTGTCAGGAGGAATGAAACGGAGAGTTGCATTAGCAAGAACATTGATTCTGCAACCCAAAATTATTCTTTATGACGAACCTACAACAGGATTAGATCCTATTACGGCTAAAGAAATTTTACTATTGATGAAGTCGATTCAAAAAAAATACAACACTTCGGCGATTATCATCACACACGATGTAGATTGTGCTAGAGTGATTTCAAATAGGATGATATTATTAGTTGATGGAATTAATTATGCTGAAGGAACTTTTGAAGAATTATCAGATTCAACCGACACAAAAATCCAAGCCTTTTTTAAATAA
- the secA gene encoding preprotein translocase subunit SecA, whose protein sequence is MSFINSIIKIFVGDKSHNDVKALQPYLTKIKGFESSLMALSNDELRARTAFFKEKIKQDRAEKDAKIAALKLEVESIEDIDKREDIYLAIDALEKEAYEISEKTLMEILPEAFAVVKETARRFKENTQIEVTATPKDREFSATKSYVTLEGDKAIWANSWNAAGKQITWDMIHYDVQLIGGMVLHEGKVAEMQTGEGKTLVATLPIYLNALTGNGVHLVTVNDYLAKRDSTWKAPLFEFHGMTVECIDNYQPSSEERKRAYDADITYGTNNEFGFDYLRDNMAHSPEDLVQRKHNYAIVDEVDSVLIDDARTPLIISGPVPQGDRHEFNELKPKIENLVNLQRQLANGFLAEAKKLIKEGNTKDGGFQLLRAYRSLPKNKALIKFLSEEGVKQLLQKTENQYMQDNKREMHLVDEALYFVIEEKNNQVELTDNGIQFLSGDTDADFFILPDIGTEIAAIEKQKLDADAEAEAKERLFQDFGVKSERIHTLTQLLKAYTLFEKDVEYVIMDNKILIVDEQTGRIMDGRRYSDGLHQAIEAKENVKIEAATQTFATITLQNYFRMYNKLGGMTGTAVTEAGELWQIYKLDVVEIPTNRGIARIDKDDLIYKTTREKFNAVIEDVTELSNAGRPVLIGTTSVEISELLSRMLKMRGITHNVLNAKMHKQEAQIVEEAGKAGVVTIATNMAGRGTDIKLTPEVKAAGGLAIIGTERHDSRRVDRQLRGRAGRQGDPGSSQFYVSLEDNLMRLFGSERVAKVMDRMGLQEGEVIQHSMMTKSIERAQKKVEENNFGVRKRLLEYDDVMNAQREVVYKRRRHALFGERLKLDIANMLYDTCELIVSNNKGMNDFKNFEFELIRYFSITSPVTEGEFAKLSEMELTGKIYKATLEFYTEKTERSAREAFPIIKGVYEDQNNHFERIVVPFTDGIKTLNVVTDLKKAYETQGAQLVADFEKNITLSIVDEAWKKHLRKMDELKQSVQLAVHEQKDPLLIYKLEAFNLFRAMLDNVNKDVISFLFKGDLPAQQNAPKIEEAKQVRQKENYKLSKDELPNSENLNHEASQTQQRQVTETIVRDMPKINRNDTVTIQEVATGKTETMKYKKAESLVSSGQWVIVND, encoded by the coding sequence ATGAGTTTCATAAATAGCATTATCAAAATCTTTGTTGGTGATAAATCACACAATGACGTAAAAGCATTACAACCTTACCTTACTAAAATCAAAGGATTTGAAAGTAGCTTAATGGCATTGTCTAATGACGAATTGAGAGCACGCACCGCTTTCTTCAAAGAAAAAATCAAACAAGATCGCGCTGAAAAAGACGCCAAAATAGCGGCTTTAAAATTAGAAGTGGAATCTATAGAAGACATCGACAAAAGAGAAGATATTTACCTCGCTATTGATGCTTTGGAAAAAGAGGCTTATGAGATTTCTGAAAAAACTTTGATGGAAATTTTACCGGAAGCTTTCGCAGTAGTAAAAGAAACAGCCAGACGTTTCAAAGAAAACACTCAAATTGAAGTGACTGCCACTCCAAAAGATAGAGAATTCTCTGCTACCAAATCCTACGTTACATTAGAGGGAGATAAAGCCATTTGGGCTAATTCATGGAATGCTGCTGGTAAACAGATAACTTGGGACATGATTCACTATGACGTTCAGTTAATTGGTGGAATGGTATTGCACGAAGGAAAAGTAGCCGAAATGCAAACTGGAGAAGGAAAAACCTTGGTAGCTACCCTACCTATTTACTTAAATGCCTTAACTGGAAATGGTGTGCATTTAGTAACCGTAAATGATTACTTGGCTAAACGTGACAGTACTTGGAAAGCACCTTTGTTTGAATTCCATGGTATGACAGTGGAGTGTATTGATAATTACCAACCAAGTTCTGAAGAAAGAAAAAGAGCCTATGACGCTGATATCACTTATGGAACCAATAATGAGTTTGGTTTTGACTACCTAAGAGATAATATGGCACATTCGCCAGAAGATTTAGTACAACGCAAACACAACTATGCCATTGTCGACGAGGTGGATTCGGTTTTGATTGATGATGCCAGAACACCGTTGATTATTTCTGGACCGGTTCCGCAAGGAGATCGTCACGAATTTAATGAGTTAAAACCAAAAATTGAAAACTTAGTTAATTTACAACGTCAATTAGCGAATGGTTTCTTGGCAGAAGCCAAAAAATTAATCAAAGAGGGTAACACCAAAGATGGTGGATTCCAATTGTTAAGAGCCTACAGAAGTTTACCAAAGAACAAAGCATTAATTAAATTCCTTTCGGAAGAAGGAGTAAAACAATTGCTGCAAAAAACCGAAAACCAATACATGCAAGACAACAAACGCGAAATGCATTTGGTGGACGAAGCCTTGTACTTTGTGATTGAAGAAAAAAACAACCAAGTAGAATTGACCGATAACGGAATCCAATTCTTATCTGGAGATACCGATGCTGATTTCTTCATATTACCAGACATTGGAACCGAGATTGCCGCTATTGAAAAACAAAAACTAGATGCTGATGCAGAAGCTGAAGCTAAAGAACGTTTGTTCCAAGATTTTGGAGTAAAAAGTGAGCGTATCCATACGCTAACCCAACTTTTAAAAGCCTACACTTTATTCGAAAAAGATGTAGAGTATGTGATTATGGATAACAAAATCCTGATTGTCGATGAGCAAACAGGACGTATTATGGATGGTCGTCGTTATTCTGACGGATTGCACCAAGCCATTGAAGCCAAAGAAAATGTAAAAATTGAAGCTGCAACACAAACCTTTGCTACAATTACGTTGCAAAACTACTTCAGAATGTACAACAAGCTGGGCGGAATGACCGGAACAGCCGTTACTGAAGCAGGAGAACTTTGGCAAATTTATAAATTAGACGTAGTCGAAATCCCGACCAATAGAGGAATTGCAAGAATTGACAAAGACGATTTGATTTACAAAACAACTCGTGAAAAATTCAATGCTGTTATCGAAGACGTAACCGAATTGTCCAACGCAGGAAGACCCGTTCTTATTGGAACCACCTCGGTTGAAATCTCGGAATTATTAAGCCGAATGTTGAAAATGAGAGGCATCACGCACAATGTGTTGAATGCCAAAATGCACAAACAAGAGGCACAAATTGTAGAAGAAGCTGGAAAAGCGGGAGTCGTTACTATTGCTACTAATATGGCAGGTCGTGGTACCGATATCAAATTAACTCCCGAAGTAAAAGCAGCTGGAGGTTTAGCAATTATTGGTACTGAACGTCACGATTCACGTCGTGTTGACCGTCAGTTACGAGGTCGTGCTGGACGTCAAGGAGACCCTGGAAGTTCTCAATTCTACGTTTCGTTAGAAGACAACTTGATGCGTTTGTTTGGTTCAGAAAGAGTAGCCAAAGTTATGGACAGAATGGGATTACAAGAAGGAGAAGTAATTCAACATTCCATGATGACCAAATCTATTGAACGTGCACAGAAAAAAGTAGAAGAAAACAACTTTGGAGTGCGTAAACGTTTGTTAGAATATGATGATGTAATGAACGCACAACGTGAAGTGGTGTACAAACGTCGCCGTCATGCTTTGTTTGGAGAGCGTCTAAAATTAGATATTGCAAACATGTTGTACGATACCTGTGAGTTGATTGTATCGAATAATAAAGGAATGAACGATTTCAAAAACTTTGAATTCGAATTAATTCGTTATTTCTCGATCACTTCACCAGTAACCGAAGGCGAGTTTGCAAAATTATCCGAAATGGAATTGACGGGTAAAATCTACAAAGCGACTTTAGAATTCTATACCGAAAAAACAGAACGAAGTGCTAGAGAAGCCTTTCCTATCATTAAAGGAGTTTATGAAGACCAAAACAATCATTTTGAGCGTATCGTAGTGCCATTTACTGACGGAATCAAAACATTGAATGTAGTGACTGACTTAAAGAAAGCCTACGAAACCCAAGGAGCGCAATTAGTGGCCGATTTTGAAAAGAACATCACTTTATCTATTGTGGATGAAGCTTGGAAAAAACACTTGCGTAAAATGGACGAATTGAAACAATCGGTACAATTGGCCGTTCACGAACAAAAAGATCCGTTGCTAATTTACAAATTAGAAGCCTTCAACTTGTTCAGAGCCATGCTTGACAATGTGAATAAAGACGTGATTTCGTTTTTATTCAAAGGCGATTTACCGGCACAACAAAATGCGCCTAAGATTGAAGAAGCAAAACAGGTTCGTCAAAAAGAAAACTATAAATTAAGCAAAGACGAATTGCCAAACAGTGAAAACCTAAACCACGAAGCAAGTCAAACACAACAACGTCAAGTAACCGAAACCATCGTGAGAGACATGCCTAAAATCAATCGTAACGATACCGTAACGATTCAGGAAGTAGCTACTGGAAAAACAGAAACCATGAAGTACAAAAAAGCCGAAAGCTTAGTCTCTTCAGGTCAATGGGTCATTGTGAATGACTAA
- a CDS encoding pesticidal protein Cry7Aa: MITIEKLGIILSPTDLDFENNGVFNAGIYQEGDTVHILYRAVEHGNFSTIGYAKSKGPFTIVKRNEKPLISRDFEYEKHGVEDPRIVKIEDTYYITYTAYDGVNAMGALATSKDLIHFEKHGIITPHVNYQEYEDYVNCCGGKKLNPKYHQYYNLFAQIGLVDDEHRLLRDKDIVLFPRKINGKFVLLHRIWPGIQIVQFEKWEELTEAFWEDYLKNLINYIVLDPKDAFEVDYLGAGGPPIETEYGWLLIYHGVEETVTGKIYHAKAALLQLDKPEIELARLPYPLFSPNKEWEMTGVVNNVVFPTGHALFGNDLYVYYGVADRHVAVVRINLEELLTELRKQS; encoded by the coding sequence ATGATAACAATAGAAAAATTAGGCATTATACTAAGCCCTACCGATCTTGATTTTGAAAATAATGGTGTTTTCAATGCTGGCATTTATCAAGAAGGAGACACCGTTCATATTCTGTATCGCGCTGTGGAACATGGTAATTTTTCCACCATTGGCTATGCCAAATCCAAAGGACCTTTTACAATAGTTAAACGAAACGAAAAACCCCTGATTTCACGTGATTTTGAATATGAAAAACACGGTGTCGAAGACCCTCGAATAGTGAAAATTGAAGACACCTATTACATTACTTATACAGCCTATGATGGAGTAAATGCTATGGGTGCATTAGCAACTTCTAAAGATTTAATTCATTTTGAAAAACACGGCATCATAACTCCTCATGTGAATTATCAAGAATATGAAGACTATGTCAATTGCTGTGGTGGTAAAAAACTCAATCCAAAATACCATCAATATTACAATCTTTTTGCTCAAATAGGATTAGTTGACGATGAACATCGGCTTTTAAGAGATAAAGACATTGTACTATTTCCCAGAAAAATCAACGGAAAATTCGTGCTGTTACATCGTATTTGGCCAGGAATTCAAATCGTACAATTTGAAAAATGGGAAGAACTTACTGAAGCATTTTGGGAAGATTACCTTAAAAACCTTATCAATTATATTGTGCTAGATCCTAAAGATGCATTTGAAGTCGATTATCTAGGTGCTGGTGGTCCTCCTATTGAAACTGAATATGGATGGCTACTCATTTATCATGGTGTAGAAGAAACCGTAACGGGCAAAATATACCATGCTAAAGCCGCTTTACTTCAATTAGACAAACCAGAAATCGAATTAGCAAGACTCCCCTATCCTTTATTTTCACCCAATAAAGAATGGGAAATGACTGGGGTTGTAAACAACGTTGTTTTTCCTACTGGCCACGCACTATTTGGTAATGATTTGTATGTATATTATGGAGTTGCTGACCGACATGTTGCGGTAGTCCGAATCAATCTCGAAGAACTACTTACCGAATTAAGAAAACAATCCTAA
- a CDS encoding MlaE family ABC transporter permease, whose translation MNTIPKIIDLITILLMEVGELSFFGWRFFKESVKRPFEFKEFIKQCFNMGNRSLLLVGVTGFIIGLVFTLQSRPTLQEFGAVSWMPSMVSISIIREIGPIITALICAGRIGSGIGAELGSMRVTEQIDAMEVSGTNPFKYLVVTRIMATTIMLPILVVFGDAIAIYGSYLVENIKGNVSFLLYYNQVFNSLEFGDLIPATIKTFFFGFAIGLVGCFKGYYCKKGTAGVGIAANSAVVFTSMLLFVIDFIAVFITDIFYDL comes from the coding sequence ATGAACACCATTCCTAAAATAATCGATCTTATCACTATTTTATTAATGGAAGTAGGTGAGTTATCTTTTTTTGGATGGCGTTTTTTTAAAGAAAGTGTCAAACGCCCTTTTGAATTTAAAGAATTCATAAAACAATGTTTTAATATGGGCAATCGTTCTTTGCTTCTTGTTGGAGTAACTGGCTTTATTATTGGTTTAGTTTTTACTTTACAATCGAGGCCAACATTACAAGAATTTGGAGCGGTCTCTTGGATGCCATCCATGGTGAGTATTTCAATTATTAGAGAAATTGGGCCCATCATTACAGCATTAATTTGTGCTGGCCGAATTGGATCTGGGATTGGCGCCGAGTTAGGCTCTATGCGTGTAACTGAACAAATTGATGCGATGGAAGTTTCAGGGACTAACCCTTTCAAATATCTAGTAGTTACGAGAATTATGGCTACTACGATTATGTTGCCTATTCTAGTAGTTTTTGGAGATGCAATTGCCATTTATGGCTCCTATTTAGTTGAAAACATAAAAGGAAATGTTTCTTTTTTATTGTATTACAATCAGGTTTTTAATTCGTTAGAGTTTGGCGATTTGATTCCTGCTACAATCAAAACGTTCTTCTTTGGTTTTGCCATTGGATTGGTGGGATGTTTTAAAGGATATTATTGTAAAAAAGGAACTGCTGGGGTAGGTATTGCTGCTAATTCTGCTGTTGTATTTACCTCTATGTTATTATTTGTAATTGATTTTATAGCGGTTTTTATTACTGATATTTTTTATGACCTATAA
- a CDS encoding GmrSD restriction endonuclease domain-containing protein: protein MQKYSVNQHLIETILAWVNSGEIAIPEIQRPFVWDSSKVRDLMDSLYQGYPIGYVIAWRNPNVKLKDGSLSEGKKVLIDGQQRVTALTAAILGQYVINKNYQRVKIKIAFNPIEERFEVQNPAILKDKVWLHDITDAFSGKISLLKLVRDYLALNPDIDEDLIENSFSRLISIVKKPIGMIELAPELDIETVTEIFIRINSKGVVLSQADFAMSKIASDTENGGNELRKAIDYFCHLAIAPDFYKQIVDNDTDFAKTDFFQKMMWLKTENEDLYDPSYNDLIRVAFTSQFNRGRLSDLVSLLSGRNFETRSYEREISEKSFLRLKTGVYNFINETNFKRFLMIVKSAGFISPKLIRSQNALNFAYIVYLKLKELGVNSVVIESYVRKWLVYSILTGRYSGSPESMFDYDIKQISQKPFNEYLKEKEDGELSDAFWNASLPQSLDTSVASSPYFHVFLASQVKANDRGFLSKDVLVSDLISLRGDIHHLFPKDYLSKNGLDRSKYNQIANYVYMQSEVNIKVGNKPPKDYFELIKTQILDNNKLVSGLSSEQELLDNLKMNCVPTKIMDMSIDDYQDFLNLRRKLMAQKIKEYYKTL from the coding sequence ATGCAAAAATATTCAGTAAACCAACATTTAATTGAGACAATTTTAGCTTGGGTAAATTCTGGTGAAATCGCAATTCCAGAAATACAAAGACCTTTTGTTTGGGACAGTTCAAAAGTTCGTGACTTAATGGACAGTTTGTATCAAGGTTACCCAATCGGATACGTAATCGCTTGGAGAAACCCTAATGTAAAACTAAAAGACGGAAGTTTAAGTGAAGGCAAAAAAGTTTTGATTGACGGACAGCAACGGGTAACGGCTTTAACTGCTGCAATTCTTGGACAATACGTCATCAACAAAAATTATCAACGTGTAAAAATCAAAATAGCCTTTAACCCAATCGAAGAAAGATTTGAAGTTCAAAACCCTGCGATTTTAAAAGACAAAGTTTGGCTACACGACATTACAGATGCTTTTTCGGGAAAAATAAGTTTGCTAAAATTAGTGCGAGATTATTTAGCTCTAAATCCCGATATAGACGAAGATTTAATTGAAAATTCATTTTCAAGATTGATCAGTATCGTAAAAAAACCAATCGGTATGATTGAGCTTGCCCCTGAATTGGACATTGAAACTGTGACAGAAATATTTATAAGAATAAACTCAAAAGGTGTAGTTTTAAGTCAGGCAGATTTCGCAATGAGTAAGATTGCTTCCGATACAGAAAATGGTGGAAATGAACTCCGAAAAGCCATTGATTATTTTTGTCATTTAGCAATAGCCCCAGATTTTTACAAACAAATTGTAGATAATGATACAGATTTTGCAAAAACAGATTTTTTTCAAAAAATGATGTGGCTCAAAACAGAAAATGAAGATTTATACGACCCAAGTTACAACGATTTAATTCGAGTTGCATTTACATCACAATTTAACAGAGGACGACTTTCTGATTTGGTAAGTTTACTTTCAGGAAGAAATTTTGAAACAAGAAGCTATGAAAGAGAAATTTCCGAAAAATCATTTTTGAGATTGAAAACAGGCGTTTACAACTTTATAAACGAAACGAATTTCAAAAGGTTTTTAATGATTGTAAAATCCGCAGGATTTATTTCCCCAAAACTTATACGTTCTCAAAACGCATTAAATTTTGCATATATCGTTTACTTAAAGCTTAAAGAACTCGGCGTAAATTCTGTCGTTATTGAAAGTTATGTAAGAAAGTGGCTAGTATATTCTATTTTAACTGGACGATATTCTGGTTCACCTGAAAGTATGTTTGATTATGACATCAAACAAATTTCTCAAAAACCATTTAATGAATATTTAAAAGAAAAAGAAGATGGAGAACTTTCTGATGCATTTTGGAATGCATCATTACCTCAAAGCTTAGATACTTCTGTTGCAAGTAGTCCATATTTCCACGTATTTTTAGCTTCACAAGTAAAAGCAAACGATAGGGGATTTTTATCAAAAGATGTTTTGGTAAGTGACTTAATCTCATTACGTGGTGACATTCATCATTTGTTCCCAAAAGATTATTTAAGTAAAAATGGACTTGACAGAAGCAAATACAATCAAATTGCAAACTATGTCTATATGCAATCAGAAGTAAATATTAAAGTTGGAAACAAACCTCCAAAAGACTATTTTGAGCTTATCAAAACTCAAATACTTGATAATAATAAATTAGTAAGTGGACTTTCGAGCGAACAAGAACTTTTGGACAATTTAAAAATGAATTGTGTACCTACAAAAATTATGGATATGAGCATCGATGACTATCAAGACTTTTTAAATTTAAGAAGGAAATTAATGGCTCAAAAAATTAAAGAATACTACAAAACATTATAA
- a CDS encoding MlaD family protein: protein MEKTTGQKIQLGLFVIIGLLLFVLAVYFIGDKQKMFGKTSHLTAVFTNVNGLQLGNNVRYSGVNVGTVRDIEMINDTTIKVVMLIDKTIFSYIKNNAVAAIGSDGLVGNRIINIMPEKEDSPSVQAGDEIRSIKKINPDDMLNTLDITNKNAALLTIDLLKITNQINKGKGTIGLLIKDSIVANEIKTTISNLKQTSKGTDKLIHKVNQILMDLDQKNNLIGILRDTVVAHKIKHTIININQLATKTNTIAQHLDATLLNINEGKGVINYLSNNPKLVQKIDSTMTNLNHASFNLNEDLEALKCNFFFRGYFKKQERAKLKAQKTKPQETSTEMDKKY, encoded by the coding sequence ATGGAAAAAACAACTGGACAAAAAATACAGTTAGGACTATTCGTCATTATTGGCTTATTACTTTTTGTGTTGGCAGTATATTTCATTGGCGATAAGCAAAAAATGTTTGGAAAGACCTCTCACTTGACTGCTGTTTTTACCAATGTAAATGGATTACAATTAGGAAATAATGTCCGCTATTCTGGAGTAAATGTGGGTACTGTACGCGACATTGAGATGATAAATGATACTACTATAAAAGTAGTAATGCTTATTGATAAAACTATTTTTAGTTACATCAAAAATAACGCTGTAGCTGCAATCGGCTCGGATGGACTAGTAGGCAATCGGATTATCAATATTATGCCCGAAAAGGAAGATTCTCCTTCAGTTCAAGCTGGAGACGAAATCAGATCAATTAAAAAAATTAATCCCGATGATATGTTAAACACTTTAGATATCACAAATAAAAACGCGGCGCTACTGACGATTGATTTACTAAAAATCACGAACCAAATTAACAAAGGCAAAGGAACAATTGGTCTTTTAATTAAAGATTCTATTGTTGCCAATGAAATAAAAACAACGATATCCAACTTAAAACAAACCAGTAAAGGAACCGATAAATTAATCCACAAAGTAAACCAAATTCTAATGGATTTGGATCAAAAAAATAATCTGATTGGTATTTTAAGGGATACTGTAGTAGCGCATAAAATTAAACATACCATTATCAACATTAATCAATTAGCCACTAAAACAAATACTATAGCCCAACATTTGGACGCTACTTTACTGAACATAAACGAAGGAAAAGGGGTTATTAACTACTTATCAAACAACCCAAAATTAGTTCAAAAAATAGACTCAACGATGACTAATTTAAACCATGCTAGTTTCAATTTAAATGAAGATTTAGAAGCGCTAAAATGTAATTTCTTTTTTCGAGGTTATTTTAAAAAACAAGAAAGAGCAAAACTAAAAGCACAAAAAACAAAACCACAAGAGACATCAACTGAAATGGACAAAAAATACTGA